In Moorella sp. Hama-1, a single genomic region encodes these proteins:
- a CDS encoding lipid II:glycine glycyltransferase FemX: MATRQARLIGPEEEKTFDAFVAGHPKGHFLQSYGWGEVKATTGWQPLRLVLEEEGRIIAAASLLKRQLPYIQKSILYSPRGPVVDFHDTDLFNELLAAIGRVARQEGAILLKIDPDIPERDSQVKALLQEKGFRLATGGAGFDGVQPRHVFRLDITPSLEELLANMHGKTRYNIRLAEKKGVVIKEDCALEDLPVFYEILKETTLRDRFLVRSYSYFETMWREMVERGYAKLFLAIYQGEPIAGTLAFIMGDKAWYLYGASSNRHRNVMPNYLLQWTMIRWAKEQGCTMYDFRGVPGILDASNPLYGLYRFKKGFNGAFTEFVGEYDLVYAPFFYWLWQTGLPLYSRVFRRLLFWRKARGEQARQADSE, translated from the coding sequence ATGGCCACCAGGCAGGCCCGGTTAATCGGGCCTGAAGAAGAAAAGACCTTTGATGCCTTCGTGGCCGGCCATCCCAAAGGCCACTTCCTCCAGTCTTACGGCTGGGGCGAGGTTAAGGCGACCACCGGCTGGCAGCCCCTGCGCCTGGTCCTGGAGGAGGAAGGCCGGATCATCGCCGCCGCCAGCCTATTGAAGCGGCAACTCCCCTATATTCAGAAATCAATCCTTTACTCTCCCCGGGGGCCGGTAGTTGACTTTCATGATACCGACCTTTTTAATGAACTTTTGGCGGCTATCGGCCGGGTGGCGCGCCAGGAAGGGGCCATCCTGCTAAAAATCGATCCCGACATCCCGGAGAGGGATAGCCAGGTCAAGGCCCTCCTCCAGGAGAAGGGCTTTCGCCTGGCTACCGGGGGCGCCGGCTTTGACGGCGTCCAGCCCCGCCACGTCTTCCGCCTGGATATCACCCCTTCCCTGGAGGAGCTCCTGGCCAACATGCACGGCAAGACCAGGTACAACATTCGCCTGGCCGAGAAAAAAGGGGTAGTCATCAAAGAAGACTGCGCCCTGGAGGACTTGCCGGTTTTCTATGAGATACTGAAAGAAACCACCCTGCGGGACCGCTTCCTGGTTCGTTCCTACAGCTACTTTGAAACCATGTGGCGGGAGATGGTGGAGCGGGGCTACGCCAAACTCTTCCTGGCCATCTACCAGGGGGAACCCATCGCCGGCACCCTGGCCTTTATCATGGGGGATAAGGCCTGGTACCTCTACGGAGCCTCCAGCAACCGTCACCGTAACGTCATGCCCAACTACCTCCTGCAGTGGACCATGATCCGCTGGGCCAAAGAGCAGGGCTGTACCATGTACGACTTCCGGGGCGTGCCCGGCATTCTCGATGCGAGCAACCCCCTTTACGGCCTTTATCGCTTCAAAAAGGGCTTTAACGGTGCATTTACCGAGTTTGTCGGCGAGTACGACCTGGTTTACGCGCCCTTCTTCTACTGGCTCTGGCAGACCGGCCTGCCCCTCTACTCCCGGGTTTTCCGCCGCCTGCTGTTCTGGCGCAAGGCCCGGGGGGAACAAGCCCGGCAGGCGGATAGCGAATAA
- the argS gene encoding arginine--tRNA ligase produces the protein MNLVQETKRRLAAALADAAAAARAAGELTYDELPDFVMETPRDKTHGDFAANLALLLARQARLSPRNVAAALVRHLERPQPGVAKVEVAGPGFINFTLNNQWLLPVLPAVLAEDDQYGWSNIGQGARVQVEFVSANPTGLLHMGNARGAALGDSIANLLTAVGYDVTREFYINDAGNQIENFGLSLEARYLQALGQEAAIPEDGYHGEDLIATVRRFIDKYGDKYLDTDPALRREMLVRFALEEKLTAIRRVLEDFGVTYDVWFSEQSLHDSGAVARAMADLEKAGYIYEKDGALWFRATDFGDTKDEVVVRQNGIPTYFAADIAYHRNKFERGFERVINVWGADHHGHVARLKGALQALGYDPRRLEVVLMQLVRLYQGGEILRMSKRTGQYVTLEELTEEVGRDAARYFFVMLKSDSHLEFDLDLARSQSADNPVYYVQYAHARICSILRLAGERGIEVPPAREARLELLQDPAEIELIKQIAAWPDTLAGAALALEPHRLTRFAHDLAGLFHSFYTNCRVLADDPEIRKARLVLVEATRITLRNVLNLLGVTAPERM, from the coding sequence GTGAATTTAGTACAGGAAACAAAAAGGCGGCTGGCGGCGGCATTGGCAGATGCTGCCGCCGCAGCCCGGGCAGCCGGCGAACTTACTTACGATGAGCTGCCTGATTTTGTAATGGAGACGCCGCGGGATAAAACTCACGGCGACTTTGCTGCTAACCTGGCTTTATTGCTGGCCAGGCAGGCGCGGCTGTCACCCCGGAATGTAGCGGCAGCCCTTGTGCGGCACCTGGAAAGGCCGCAACCCGGCGTGGCCAAGGTGGAAGTGGCCGGACCGGGCTTTATTAATTTTACCCTGAATAACCAGTGGCTGCTGCCGGTGCTTCCCGCCGTCCTGGCCGAGGATGACCAGTATGGTTGGTCCAATATCGGCCAGGGGGCCAGGGTTCAGGTCGAGTTTGTCAGCGCTAACCCCACCGGGCTCCTGCATATGGGTAACGCCCGCGGCGCCGCCCTGGGGGACAGCATCGCCAACCTCCTGACGGCCGTGGGTTACGACGTTACCCGCGAATTCTACATCAACGACGCGGGCAACCAGATCGAGAATTTCGGCCTTTCCCTGGAGGCCCGCTACCTCCAGGCCCTGGGCCAGGAGGCTGCCATTCCCGAAGACGGCTACCACGGGGAAGACCTCATTGCCACTGTCAGGCGCTTTATTGACAAATACGGGGATAAATACCTGGATACCGACCCGGCTTTAAGGCGGGAGATGCTGGTCCGGTTCGCCCTGGAAGAAAAACTAACCGCTATCCGCCGGGTCCTGGAGGACTTCGGCGTTACCTACGACGTCTGGTTCAGCGAGCAGTCCCTCCACGACTCCGGTGCCGTGGCCCGGGCCATGGCCGACCTGGAAAAGGCCGGGTATATTTATGAAAAGGACGGGGCGTTATGGTTCCGGGCCACCGACTTCGGCGACACTAAAGACGAAGTAGTGGTTCGCCAGAACGGTATCCCGACTTATTTCGCCGCCGATATTGCCTACCACCGTAACAAATTTGAACGCGGCTTTGAACGGGTGATCAACGTCTGGGGGGCCGACCACCACGGCCATGTCGCCCGCCTTAAAGGGGCCCTCCAGGCCCTGGGTTACGACCCCCGCCGCCTGGAGGTCGTCCTCATGCAGCTGGTGCGCCTCTACCAGGGCGGCGAGATCCTGCGCATGTCCAAACGCACCGGCCAGTACGTCACCCTGGAGGAGCTCACCGAAGAGGTGGGCCGGGATGCGGCCCGCTATTTCTTCGTTATGCTGAAGAGCGACAGCCACCTGGAGTTCGATCTGGATCTGGCCCGCTCCCAGTCGGCGGACAACCCGGTCTATTACGTCCAGTATGCCCACGCCCGCATCTGCAGCATCCTGCGCCTGGCCGGGGAGCGGGGTATAGAAGTTCCGCCGGCCCGGGAAGCCCGGTTAGAGCTCCTTCAGGACCCGGCGGAAATTGAATTAATCAAGCAAATCGCCGCCTGGCCGGACACCCTGGCTGGAGCGGCCCTGGCCCTGGAGCCCCACCGCTTGACGCGTTTCGCCCATGACCTGGCCGGCCTTTTCCACAGCTTTTATACCAACTGCCGGGTCCTGGCCGACGACCCCGAAATCCGCAAGGCACGGCTGGTGCTGGTGGAGGCGACCCGCATCACCCTGCGCAATGTCCTGAACCTCCTGGGAGTCACCGCCCCGGAGAGGATGTAG
- a CDS encoding type II toxin-antitoxin system HicB family antitoxin — MKTFTAYVEWDPETKLYVGSVPGVSGAHTQGETLDELQRNLKEVLELCLEEYKGKLENLPKFVGLQQIEVAI, encoded by the coding sequence ATGAAAACTTTTACGGCCTACGTGGAGTGGGACCCGGAGACGAAATTGTATGTTGGTAGTGTGCCAGGGGTGTCGGGCGCTCACACCCAGGGAGAAACCCTGGATGAGTTACAGAGAAATTTAAAGGAAGTTTTGGAGCTTTGTCTTGAGGAATACAAGGGGAAGCTTGAAAATTTACCTAAATTTGTTGGTCTGCAACAGATCGAGGTCGCCATATGA
- a CDS encoding CTP synthase, which produces MPAKFIFVTGGVTSSLGKGITAASLGRLLKSRGLKVAIQKFDPYINIDPGTMSPYQHGEVFVTDDGAETDLDLGHYERFIDISLTKASNVTAGKVYWSVISKERRGDFLGGTVQVIPHITNEIKERLYRVAEESDPDVVITEIGGTVGDIESLPFLEAIRQMKSDIGRDRVLYIHVTLVPYLQAAREAKTKPTQHSVKELRSIGIQPDIIVCRTERPFPREMEEKIALFCDIDPDAVIQAWDADSIYEVPLMMEKEGLDRIVVERLKLNCGPAQMDDWRAMVERLKNITGHLEIALVGKYVTLPDAYLSVVESLRHAGMYHNVQVDVRWVYSADLERSSQEQLKGVAGILVPGGFGDRGIEGKIIAARYAREHGIPFLGICLGMQLAVVEFARHVCGLEEANSSEFNPETPHPVIDLLPEQKEIADKGGTMRLGLYPCRLQPGTRAHQAYNETIIYERHRHRYEFNNNYRAELTARGLVVSGTSPDDRLVEIIELADHPWFVACQFHPEFKSRPNRPHPLFRDFIGAACRQAGGGKA; this is translated from the coding sequence ATGCCTGCCAAATTTATTTTCGTCACCGGCGGTGTCACCTCTTCCCTGGGGAAGGGGATAACCGCCGCTTCTTTAGGTAGACTCCTGAAAAGCCGGGGCCTGAAGGTGGCCATCCAGAAGTTCGACCCCTATATCAACATCGACCCCGGCACCATGAGCCCCTACCAGCACGGCGAGGTCTTCGTTACCGACGACGGCGCCGAGACGGACCTGGACCTGGGCCATTACGAGCGCTTCATCGACATCAGCCTCACCAAGGCCAGCAACGTCACCGCCGGTAAAGTATACTGGTCCGTCATTTCCAAGGAACGTCGCGGCGACTTCCTGGGCGGCACCGTCCAGGTTATTCCCCATATCACCAATGAAATCAAGGAGCGCCTCTACCGGGTGGCCGAGGAGAGCGACCCCGACGTCGTCATCACCGAGATCGGCGGTACCGTGGGCGACATCGAGTCCCTGCCCTTCCTGGAAGCCATCCGCCAGATGAAGAGCGACATCGGCCGCGACCGCGTCCTCTATATCCACGTCACCCTGGTCCCCTACCTGCAGGCCGCCCGCGAAGCCAAAACCAAGCCCACCCAGCACAGCGTCAAGGAGCTGCGCAGTATCGGTATCCAGCCGGATATCATCGTCTGCCGGACGGAACGCCCCTTTCCCCGGGAAATGGAAGAAAAAATAGCCCTCTTTTGCGATATTGACCCCGACGCCGTTATCCAGGCCTGGGATGCTGATTCCATTTATGAAGTCCCCCTGATGATGGAGAAGGAGGGCCTGGACCGGATTGTCGTCGAGCGGCTGAAATTAAACTGCGGCCCGGCGCAAATGGATGACTGGCGGGCGATGGTAGAGCGGTTGAAAAATATCACCGGGCACCTGGAGATTGCCCTGGTGGGGAAATACGTCACCCTGCCCGATGCCTACCTGAGTGTGGTGGAATCCCTGCGCCACGCCGGTATGTACCATAATGTGCAGGTGGATGTTCGCTGGGTTTATTCAGCCGACCTGGAACGGAGCAGCCAGGAACAACTCAAGGGGGTGGCCGGTATCCTGGTGCCCGGGGGCTTTGGCGACCGGGGCATTGAAGGTAAGATCATAGCCGCCCGCTATGCCCGGGAGCATGGCATACCCTTCCTGGGCATCTGCCTGGGAATGCAGCTGGCGGTAGTCGAGTTTGCCCGCCATGTCTGCGGCCTGGAGGAGGCCAATAGCTCCGAGTTTAACCCGGAGACGCCCCACCCGGTCATCGACCTGCTGCCGGAGCAAAAGGAGATTGCCGATAAGGGCGGCACCATGCGCCTGGGACTCTATCCCTGCCGCCTGCAGCCGGGCACCCGGGCCCACCAGGCTTATAATGAGACCATAATCTACGAGCGCCACCGCCACCGCTATGAATTTAACAACAACTACCGGGCCGAGCTGACGGCCAGGGGCCTGGTAGTCAGCGGCACCTCCCCGGACGACCGCCTGGTAGAGATTATCGAACTGGCCGATCACCCGTGGTTCGTGGCCTGCCAGTTCCACCCGGAATTCAAATCCCGGCCCAACCGGCCCCACCCCCTTTTCCGGGATTTCATCGGCGCCGCCTGCCGGCAGGCCGGGGGAGGTAAGGCCTGA
- a CDS encoding DUF1934 domain-containing protein: MHGLKKDVLVKVRGTQTNDLGEQDSIELITEGRFFIRDQHYYILYNETQLSGMEGTTTTLKVEPRRVTLNRMGTAEQKTTFETGILNAGFYVTPYGTMRISVLPSKVEVDLTEQGGSINLEYELQLGQEKVSDNQLQITVQHLENYA; encoded by the coding sequence GTGCATGGCTTGAAGAAGGACGTACTGGTAAAGGTTAGGGGAACCCAGACCAACGATCTGGGCGAGCAGGACTCCATCGAGCTGATTACCGAGGGTCGCTTCTTCATCCGGGACCAACACTACTACATCCTTTATAATGAAACTCAGCTATCGGGAATGGAGGGCACCACAACAACCTTAAAGGTGGAACCCCGGCGGGTGACCCTGAACCGCATGGGTACGGCGGAACAGAAAACTACCTTCGAGACGGGTATTTTAAACGCTGGTTTTTATGTCACTCCCTACGGGACCATGAGAATCAGCGTTTTGCCGTCTAAGGTAGAAGTCGACTTGACAGAGCAGGGCGGAAGTATTAATCTAGAGTATGAATTACAGCTCGGTCAGGAGAAAGTCAGCGACAACCAGCTGCAGATCACCGTCCAGCATCTTGAGAACTACGCTTAG
- a CDS encoding type II toxin-antitoxin system HicA family toxin, which produces MSRVPVVNFKLMDKVLQNLGFQPVRQKGSHIFYRHPDGRTTTVPNHPGRSLAIPLVREILREIELAPGEFLEEIRKL; this is translated from the coding sequence ATGAGCCGGGTCCCGGTTGTTAATTTCAAGTTAATGGATAAAGTGTTACAAAATCTAGGTTTTCAGCCTGTCAGGCAGAAAGGTAGCCATATATTTTACCGGCATCCTGATGGCAGGACTACGACGGTACCCAATCATCCGGGACGTAGCCTTGCCATCCCCCTTGTACGCGAAATCCTGCGGGAGATCGAACTGGCGCCGGGTGAATTTCTCGAAGAGATTAGGAAATTGTAA
- a CDS encoding response regulator: MVIDDQPGVRRLIAEALKIAGFTVTAATDGQEALEKITLEEPSLVILDMKMPGMNGLDFLQELRRRFVTLPVIVITAYNELELTEQASRYGVSFYLQKPFDIQELYRLVQQFWGQNMPVVRPRVEKRGL; encoded by the coding sequence ATGGTTATTGATGACCAGCCCGGTGTACGTCGTTTAATCGCTGAGGCGCTAAAAATAGCAGGTTTTACTGTCACAGCAGCGACCGATGGCCAGGAGGCCCTGGAAAAGATCACCTTGGAAGAACCCTCTCTGGTCATCCTGGATATGAAGATGCCGGGTATGAATGGCCTGGATTTTCTCCAGGAGCTCCGACGACGGTTTGTGACCCTGCCCGTGATTGTTATTACAGCCTACAATGAGCTAGAGCTGACTGAACAGGCCAGCAGGTACGGGGTGAGCTTTTACTTACAGAAACCCTTTGACATCCAGGAGCTTTACCGTCTGGTTCAACAGTTTTGGGGACAGAATATGCCTGTCGTCAGGCCGCGGGTTGAAAAGCGGGGATTGTAG
- a CDS encoding DUF1540 domain-containing protein — MAGIKCGVEECHYWDNMACTADSIEVRSSGDRKVSTSDGTACHTFRPKNK; from the coding sequence ATGGCAGGGATTAAATGCGGCGTTGAAGAGTGCCACTACTGGGATAACATGGCCTGTACCGCCGATTCTATCGAAGTCAGGTCCAGCGGGGACCGCAAAGTTTCTACTTCCGACGGTACAGCGTGCCATACCTTCCGCCCGAAGAATAAGTAA
- the rho gene encoding transcription termination factor Rho — translation MNTAELESKTMVELYRMARELNLSGYSRMRKKELVFEIAKALAQQEQKEHQEEAREEQLQAQGILEILPDGYGFLRPFGYLASGDDIYISPSQIRRFDLRTGDKVAGLVRPPRDNERFFALLRVEKVNGENPETAAERLHFDALTPIYPSERYTLETANGDPSARIIDLIAPIGKGQRALIVSPPKAGKTVLLKKIANAIKTNYPAVELMILLIDERPEEVTDIERSVRGEVISSTFDELPENHVKVADMVLERAKRLVEHKKDVVVLLDSITRLARAHNLVVPPSGRTLSGGVDPTALYKPKRFFGAARNIEEGGSLTIVATALIETGSRMDEVIFEEFKGTGNMELILDRRLAERRIFPAIDVKRSGTRREELLLSREELDLVWNFRRVSSGMGPVEVAEAMLDAMKKTRSNQDLLRALPALFPREH, via the coding sequence TTGAATACGGCTGAACTAGAAAGCAAGACCATGGTGGAGCTCTACCGGATGGCCCGCGAGTTAAATTTAAGCGGCTATTCCCGGATGCGCAAGAAAGAGCTCGTCTTTGAGATTGCCAAGGCCCTGGCCCAGCAGGAACAGAAAGAACACCAGGAGGAGGCCAGGGAAGAACAGCTCCAGGCCCAGGGTATCCTGGAGATACTCCCGGATGGTTACGGGTTTTTAAGGCCCTTTGGCTACCTGGCCAGCGGTGACGATATCTATATCTCCCCTTCCCAGATTCGTCGTTTCGACCTGCGCACAGGGGACAAGGTGGCCGGGCTGGTCCGGCCACCCAGGGACAACGAACGTTTTTTTGCCCTCCTGCGGGTTGAAAAGGTCAACGGCGAAAACCCGGAAACGGCGGCGGAACGCCTGCACTTTGACGCCCTGACCCCCATCTATCCTTCCGAACGCTACACCCTGGAAACAGCCAACGGCGACCCTTCGGCCCGGATTATCGATCTGATTGCCCCTATCGGCAAGGGCCAGCGGGCCCTCATAGTTTCCCCCCCTAAAGCCGGCAAGACTGTCCTGCTCAAAAAGATAGCCAACGCCATCAAGACCAATTACCCCGCAGTCGAACTCATGATCCTCTTAATCGACGAGCGCCCGGAAGAGGTCACCGACATCGAGCGTTCCGTCCGGGGTGAGGTCATCAGCTCCACCTTTGATGAGCTGCCCGAAAACCACGTCAAGGTGGCCGATATGGTCCTGGAGCGGGCCAAACGCCTGGTGGAGCATAAAAAAGACGTCGTCGTCCTCCTGGACAGTATTACCCGCCTGGCCCGGGCCCACAACCTGGTCGTTCCCCCCAGCGGTCGTACCCTGTCTGGCGGCGTCGACCCTACCGCCCTTTATAAACCCAAGCGCTTCTTCGGTGCGGCCCGGAATATCGAGGAAGGGGGCAGCCTGACCATCGTGGCTACAGCCCTCATCGAAACGGGTAGCCGCATGGACGAGGTTATTTTCGAGGAATTCAAAGGCACCGGCAATATGGAGCTCATCCTGGACCGGCGGCTGGCCGAACGGCGGATCTTCCCGGCCATTGACGTTAAACGCTCCGGCACCCGGCGGGAGGAACTGCTCCTCAGCCGGGAGGAACTGGACCTGGTCTGGAACTTCCGGCGGGTGAGCAGCGGCATGGGGCCGGTGGAGGTCGCCGAAGCCATGCTCGACGCCATGAAGAAAACCAGGAGTAACCAGGACCTCCTGCGTGCCCTGCCGGCCCTTTTCCCCCGGGAACATTGA
- the alr gene encoding alanine racemase, which produces MDLDNLTRLVGPRWITIEATALEHNLQAVRGLLQPGTRLLAVVKADAYGAGAVAVARVLEAAGADYLGVTTLAEGLELRQAGLNLPILLMSPLLPEELPAAIGAGLTLSISSRAGAEAAAAAAAAAGRRARVHLKVETGLQRTGLEPAAVTPLAREMASWPAIQLEGIYSHLAEATSPGSAGRQLDCFRSVLAALEESGITIPLKHICNSSGILNHPEMHLDMVRAGTLLYGQFPYRAPHRGLELRDTWQFTARILFIHDVAAGTPVGYGGEYVVKKATRLAVIPLGYADGFSLTAVARPKNLNDLARYLVKTILAYLGRGGGEGTTVTIAGRPAPVVGRVGMQLSMIDIGHLPEVTVGQPITVDLRRPTASTRLPRVYCREGQPYLVRTMAGELIQATEGRLFPGTNNGI; this is translated from the coding sequence ATGGACCTGGACAACCTCACCCGGCTGGTAGGGCCGCGCTGGATTACCATCGAGGCCACCGCCCTGGAACACAACCTGCAGGCCGTGCGGGGCCTGCTCCAACCCGGTACCCGCCTGCTGGCGGTAGTTAAAGCCGACGCCTACGGCGCCGGAGCCGTGGCTGTGGCCCGGGTCCTGGAGGCAGCCGGGGCCGATTACCTGGGGGTAACTACCCTGGCCGAGGGCCTGGAATTACGCCAGGCCGGGCTGAACCTGCCCATCCTCCTCATGAGCCCCCTCCTGCCGGAGGAGTTACCGGCAGCCATTGGAGCTGGACTGACCTTGAGTATCAGCAGCCGGGCGGGGGCCGAAGCAGCGGCCGCAGCCGCCGCAGCGGCCGGGCGGCGGGCCCGGGTCCACTTGAAGGTCGAGACCGGCCTGCAGCGTACCGGCCTGGAGCCGGCCGCAGTAACCCCCCTGGCAAGGGAGATGGCCAGCTGGCCCGCTATCCAGCTGGAGGGTATCTACAGCCACCTGGCGGAGGCCACCAGCCCTGGCTCCGCCGGCCGGCAGCTGGATTGTTTCCGTTCCGTCCTGGCGGCTCTGGAAGAAAGCGGGATTACCATCCCTTTAAAACATATTTGCAATAGCTCCGGTATTTTGAACCACCCGGAGATGCACCTGGATATGGTACGTGCCGGCACCCTCCTTTACGGCCAGTTTCCCTACCGGGCGCCCCACCGGGGCCTGGAATTGCGGGATACCTGGCAGTTCACCGCCCGGATTCTCTTTATCCACGACGTAGCCGCCGGCACCCCGGTAGGTTACGGCGGCGAATACGTAGTCAAAAAGGCTACCCGCCTGGCCGTCATCCCCCTGGGTTATGCCGACGGTTTCAGCCTGACGGCTGTAGCCCGGCCGAAGAACCTGAATGACCTGGCCCGCTACCTGGTGAAGACTATCCTGGCCTATTTGGGCCGGGGTGGGGGTGAAGGCACCACCGTGACCATAGCCGGCCGGCCGGCGCCGGTGGTGGGCCGTGTCGGTATGCAGCTATCAATGATCGATATCGGCCACCTGCCGGAGGTGACCGTCGGCCAGCCCATTACCGTCGACCTGCGCCGGCCTACGGCTAGTACCCGCCTGCCGCGGGTGTACTGCCGGGAGGGACAACCCTACCTGGTCCGGACCATGGCCGGGGAGCTTATACAGGCGACTGAAGGACGTTTATTTCCGGGTACAAATAATGGAATCTAA
- the fsa gene encoding fructose-6-phosphate aldolase, which produces MRIFIDTANVAEIKAANDLGIIAGVTTNPSLIAREGRNFREVVAEIAAIVDGPISAEVVSTQAPAMVNEGVELAAIHPNIVIKIPMIAEGLKAVKELSARGIKTNVTLVFSANQALLAALAGATYVSPFVGRLDDISHDGMQVIADIVPIYAQYGFKTQVIAASIRHPLHVLEAARLGADIATVPYKVIMQMLKHPLTDAGLAKFLADWEKVKDK; this is translated from the coding sequence GTGCGAATTTTTATTGATACTGCCAATGTCGCCGAGATTAAAGCAGCCAACGATCTGGGTATAATTGCAGGTGTAACCACCAATCCGTCCCTCATTGCCCGGGAAGGGCGTAATTTCCGGGAGGTAGTCGCCGAGATTGCGGCCATCGTGGACGGACCTATCAGCGCCGAAGTAGTCAGCACCCAGGCGCCGGCCATGGTTAACGAAGGGGTCGAACTGGCGGCTATCCACCCCAACATTGTCATCAAGATCCCCATGATCGCCGAGGGCCTTAAAGCGGTCAAGGAGTTATCCGCCCGCGGCATCAAAACCAACGTGACCCTGGTGTTTTCCGCCAACCAGGCCCTGCTGGCAGCCCTGGCGGGGGCGACCTACGTCAGTCCCTTTGTCGGCCGCCTGGACGACATCAGCCATGACGGCATGCAGGTTATCGCCGATATCGTACCCATTTATGCCCAGTATGGTTTTAAGACCCAGGTCATCGCCGCCAGCATCCGCCACCCCCTCCACGTCCTGGAGGCAGCCCGCCTGGGCGCCGATATCGCCACCGTTCCCTATAAAGTCATCATGCAGATGCTGAAGCATCCCCTTACAGACGCCGGCCTGGCCAAATTTTTGGCAGACTGGGAGAAGGTCAAGGATAAATAA
- a CDS encoding class II fructose-1,6-bisphosphate aldolase → MPLVTLVDVLQAADAGGYAVGAFNCNNMEIVQAIINAAAAEGAPVIIQASQGAIKYAGLEYITSLVRTAASQVPVPVVLHLDHGTDFNQVLRCLRAGFTSVMIDGSKYPLEENIALTRKVVEIAHAMGASVEGELGRIGGTEEQIKVSEREATMTDPEEAQRFARETGVDALAIAIGTAHGRYHGTPKLDFDRLATIDRLVPTPIVLHGSSGVPDDDIRRAVSLGVRKINIDTDIRVAFVEATRDALAANPDEIDPRKVLGPARDAATKIISHKMRVFGCAGKAPGR, encoded by the coding sequence ATGCCGTTAGTTACTTTGGTCGACGTCCTTCAGGCGGCCGATGCCGGCGGCTATGCCGTCGGGGCCTTCAACTGCAACAACATGGAGATCGTCCAGGCCATTATCAATGCCGCCGCTGCCGAAGGAGCGCCGGTAATCATCCAGGCCAGCCAGGGAGCCATCAAATACGCCGGGCTGGAGTACATAACCTCCCTGGTGCGTACGGCCGCCAGCCAGGTGCCGGTTCCGGTGGTCCTGCACCTGGACCACGGCACCGACTTTAACCAGGTCCTGCGTTGCCTGCGGGCCGGTTTTACCTCGGTGATGATTGACGGTTCTAAATATCCCCTGGAAGAGAATATCGCCCTGACCAGGAAGGTCGTCGAGATCGCCCACGCCATGGGCGCCTCAGTGGAAGGGGAGCTGGGGCGCATTGGCGGTACTGAGGAGCAGATCAAAGTTTCCGAACGGGAGGCCACCATGACCGACCCGGAAGAGGCGCAGCGCTTCGCCCGGGAAACCGGCGTCGATGCCCTGGCCATTGCCATCGGCACGGCCCACGGGCGCTACCATGGTACCCCCAAACTGGATTTTGACCGCCTGGCGACCATCGACCGCCTGGTGCCGACGCCCATTGTCCTTCACGGTTCTTCCGGGGTGCCGGACGACGACATCCGCCGCGCCGTAAGCTTGGGCGTCCGCAAGATCAATATTGACACCGATATCCGCGTCGCCTTTGTCGAGGCCACCCGGGACGCCCTGGCGGCCAACCCCGACGAGATCGACCCGCGCAAGGTCCTGGGCCCGGCCCGGGATGCCGCCACGAAAATCATCAGCCATAAGATGCGGGTCTTTGGCTGCGCCGGCAAGGCGCCCGGGCGGTAA